One stretch of Zingiber officinale cultivar Zhangliang chromosome 6B, Zo_v1.1, whole genome shotgun sequence DNA includes these proteins:
- the LOC121993187 gene encoding BTB/POZ domain-containing protein At2g04740-like, producing MAETSNRSRWELEAELGELDLDPEDLHPFVPLKKVPVGDLFEAARAGDLDRLRYLLDSGVNVNARDAWDSVALYYACLAGHVEAARMLLEAGAICSERTFDGDRCHYAALNLRVRRLLKAFEARPPPLAPLPAALRDTFLACAANLRAYIEQCEADAGAAAWYAGYFSLGDGSNSLPFPPDITFYVDGKPIEAHRFILSARSPFFRRKFETDWKERKEVRFSSQKLSYHALYSLIHFFYSDRLEVAVDDMEDLVHTCRACKCDQLQNILQKELIHQRYAEYKSLRDVDNSQKRFILQGLSLPEEDRLPSALHRILLASLSNSSMDNIISTPEHSNDLADVCIKVGGRIFRCHQVILASRSEYFRARLSRMADFLEGNNQRPNFTLPFLEEHDLSTEAFEKMIEYMYTDALQDLDPDQAEEIFDAASRYLLFPLKRAVADALLPHLEHALPADLCHWLVLSDMYGVLKIREYCLDIIACNFETFSDTREFRAMLLTLPPPSGASSLRTTCPSAPGSTRKSDQANLLDDLREKWLEAEAAELDKRDESAALFDKRLEMLMAVAEQEANETLMQ from the exons ATGGCCGAGACCTCGAACCGCTCTCGGTGGGAATTGGAGGCGGAGCTCGGCGAGCTCGACCTCGACCCGGAGGACCTCCACCCCTTTGTCCCCCTCAAGAAGGTCCCAGTTGGCGACCTATTCGAGGCAGCGCGAGCCGGCGACCTCGACCGCCTCCGCTACCTCCTCGACTCCGGCGTGAACGTGAACGCCCGGGACGCCTGGGACTCAGTCGCGCTTTACTATGCGTGCCTCGCCGGTCACGTCGAGGCGGCTCGCATGCTTCTCGAGGCCGGCGCCATCTGCTCCGAGCGCACCTTCGATGGGGACCGCTGCCACTACGCCGCGCTCAACCTCCGCGTGAGGCGCCTCCTCAAGGCCTTCGAGGCCCGACCTCCGCCTCTCGCTCCGTTGCCCGCAGCACTTCGGGACACGTTCCTCGCCTGCGCCGCTAATCTTCGTGCCTACATCGAGCAGTGCGAAGCTGATGCTGGCGCCGCCGCATGGTATGCAG GTTACTTTTCACTGGGCGATGGATCCAACTCTCTTCCTTTCCCCCCTGATATTACGTTTTATGTTGATGGCAAGCCAATTGAAGCTCATAGGTTCATATTAAGTGCACGGTCACCATTCTTCAGAAGGAAATTTGAGACAGACTGGAAGGAGAGGAAGGAAGTGAGATTCTCTAGCCAAAAATTATCTTATCATGCTTTATACAGTCTTATCCATTTCTTCTACTCAGATAGACTCGAGGTTGCAGTTGATGATATGGAGGATCTTGTTCACACGTGCAGAGCTTGCAAGTGTGATCAACTGCAAAACATATTACAGAAAGAACTAATTCATCAAAGATATGCTGAGTACAAATCATTAAGGGATGTAGACAACTCACAGAAAAGATTCATCTTACAAGGTCTGTCACTCCCAGAGGAAGATAGGCTTCCTTCTGCTCTGCACCGCATTCTACTGGCTTCTCTTTCCAACTCTAGTATGGATAACATTATCAGTACACCTGAGCACAGCAATGACTTAGCTGATGTTTGCATAAAAGTTGGTGGAAGGATTTTCAGGTGTCACCAAGTAATCCTGGCATCAAGATCAGAATATTTCCGGGCAAGGTTGTCTCGAATGGCAGATTTTCTTGAAGGGAACAACCAGCGGCCAAATTTCACCCTTCCATTTCTTGAAGAGCATGATTTAAGCACAGAGGCCTTTGAAAAGATGATTGAGTATAT GTACACCGATGCCTTGCAAGACCTGGACCCTGATCAG GCTGAGGAAATATTTGATGCTGCTTCAAGATACTTGTTATTTCCTCTTAAACGTGCTGTTGCGGATGCACTACTACCTCACCTAGAGCATGCTTTGCCTGCTGATCTTTGCCATTGGCTGGTATTATCAGACAT GTATGGCGTTCTCAAGATCAGGGAATACTGCTTGGACATTATCGCATGCAATTTTGAGACATTTTCCGACACTCGTGAGTTCCGCGCTATGCTCTTGACTCTTCCACCGCCATCTGGCGCCTCCTCTTTGAGAACCACTTGCCCAAGTGCTCCAGGCTCCACAAGAAAGTCTGATCAGGCTAACCTTCTTGATGATTTGCGAGAGAAATGGTTGGAGGCCGAAGCAGCCGAGCTGGATAAGCGAGATGAAAGCGCAGCTCTATTTGACAAGCGACTTGAAATGCTTATGGCTGTTGCAGAACAAGAAGCCAATGAAACTCTGATGCAATAG
- the LOC121993188 gene encoding rho GDP-dissociation inhibitor 1-like, giving the protein MYSAIGALPCSNAMALEQKSEKCEKNGILTATENEREMTEDDEVKMQLNKTSLRDPEEEEVEEEEDDDEKAVTGVDLGPQVSLKDQMEKDKEDESLRKWKEQLLGSVDLNAVGGEILEPEVKISSLSIISPGRPRIVLPLLASPDYRGVWFTLKEGSHYRLKFNFSVSNNIVSGLRYTNTVWKTGIKVDRTKEMLGTFSPQVEPYTYETPEEITPCGIFARGTYSARTKFVDDDGKCYLEINYTFDIRREWLPIS; this is encoded by the exons ATGTATTCCGCCATTGGAGCACTTCCCTGCTCCAACGCCATGGCTTTGGAGCAGAAGAGCGAGAAATGCGAGAAAAATGGGATCTTGACGGCGACTGAGAACGAAAGGGAGATGACGGAGGACGACGAGGTCAAGATGCAACTGAACAAGACGTCTCTTCGTGACccagaggaggaagaagtagaagaagaagaagacgatgaTGAGAAAGCTGTTACAGGCGTTGACCTGGGGCCTCAGGTCAGCCTCAAAGATCAGATGGAGAAAGACAAG GAGGACGAGAGCCTAAGGAAGTGGAAAGAACAACTCCTAGGAAGTGTGGATTTGAATGCTGTGGGAGGAG AAATTTTAGAGCCAGAAGTAAAGATTTCGAGCCTCTCAATCATCTCCCCGGGGAGGCCTCGCATAGTTCTCCCCCTTCTCGCCTCGCCGGATTATCGCGGCGTGTGGTTCACTTTGAAAGAAGGAAGTCACTACAGATTGAAGTTCAACTTCTCTGTCAGTAACAATATCGTCTCCGGTTTGAGATACACCAACACAGTTTGGAAAACCGGAATCAAAG TGGACAGAACCAAAGAAATGTTGGGCACCTTCAGTCCTCAAGTGGAACCCTACACATACGAGACGCCAGAAGAAATCACTCCTTGTGGAATATTTGCAAGAGGAACATATTCTGCGAGAACTAAA TTTGTTGATGATGATGGCAAGTGCTACTTGGAGATCAACTACACCTTTGACATTCGCAGAGAATGGCTTCCAATCAGTTGA